The following are encoded together in the Vigna unguiculata cultivar IT97K-499-35 chromosome 2, ASM411807v1, whole genome shotgun sequence genome:
- the LOC114174573 gene encoding zinc finger BED domain-containing protein RICESLEEPER 2-like produces the protein MILVLLGYLYENGIDKFVGDFEECYRKCVERQKIKYKGHICLDVETRWNSTYLMLDAAFKHKMAFVELEFYDTKYANELGKGIGLASYEDWEYVGSILPFLRIFYEATLRISGNSYVTSNIYMLEVVGIWNGINHLLKSNATSSATYKMAEKTRKKYEKYWGEPNKFNILLLIIVVLDPRYKMGYMNWAINQLFDPEKTNDGWVLKSRLDTSLKLLFDEYRSQNRGAENDTQQTHVEVPNYKHDPYGQNKFLQTIRLTSLNKYELQKYLEEEIGETTLNILHWWKMNSCRFPILSNIAQELLVMPVSTIAYEYAFSMGGRVFDPYRSYLSQQKVEALICTQDWLKDTHSPSLLDYYFEEL, from the coding sequence ATGATTCTGGTATTGTTAGGTTATCTCTATGAGAACGGGATAGACAAGTTTGTAGGGGATTTTGAAGAATGTTATAGGAAGTGTGTTGAAAGacaaaagattaaatataaagGTCATATTTGCTTGGATGTTGAAACAAGGTGGAATTCAACATATTTGATGTTAGATGCTGCTTTCAAGCATAAAATGGCATTTGTTGAGCTTGAGTTTTATGATACAAAATATGCTAATGAGTTAGGAAAGGGGATTGGATTGGCTTCTTATGAAGATTGGGAGTATGTTGGGTCTATTCTACCTTTCTTGAGAATTTTTTATGAAGCTACTTTGCGCATCTCAGGTAACTCTTATGTTACTAGTAATATCTACATGTTAGAAGTGGTAGGAATTTGGAATGGGATCAATCATCTCCTCAAGTCCAATGCTACAAGTAGTGCTACATATAAGATGGCTGAAAAAacgagaaaaaaatatgaaaaatattggGGTGAACCTAACAAGTTCAATATATTGTTGTTAATTATTGTTGTCTTAGATCCTAGATACAAGATGGGTTATATGAATTGGGCAATTAATCAACTTTTTGATCCTGAAAAGACAAATGATGGATGGGTGTTAAAGTCACGACTAGATACTTCCTTAAAGTTGTTGTTTGATGAATATAGAAGTCAAAACAGGGGAGCTGAAAAtgacacacaacaaacacatgTTGAAGTACCCAATTATAAGCATGATCCATATGGTCAGAATAAGTTTTTGCAAACAATAAGATTAACCTCTTTAAACAAATATGAACTTCAAAAGTATTTAGAGGAAGAGATTGGTGAAACAACTTTGAACATTCTTCATTGGTGGAAAATGAATTCATGTAGATTTCCAATCTTGTCAAACATAGCACAAGAGCTATTAGTTATGCCTGTTTCTACGATAGCATATGAGTATGCATTTAGCATGGGAGGAAGAGTGTTTGATCCATATCGAAGTTATTTATCACAACAAAAGGTGGAGGCACTTATTTGTACACAAGATTGGTTGAAAGACACACATTCACCATCATTGTTAGACTATTATTTTGAAGAGCTTTAA